The sequence below is a genomic window from Conyzicola nivalis.
ACGGGCGACCGTCTCGACTACATCAAGGCGATCGTGCAGCTTGCCGTCGAGCGCGAAGACCTCGGTCCCGAGCTGCGTCCGTGGCTGAAGGAGTTCTCCTCCACTCTGGAGTAAGCACCCATGCCAACCCTCATCCCCACCCTGCGCGACGGGGACATCTCGATTCGACCGGTTCGACTTCGGGACGCCCGCGTCTTGGAGCGCGAACTGCTCGAAAACCGCACCTGGTTGCGTAAATGGGAAGCGACCAACCCCGTTGGTCCGATGAGTTTCGACGTGCGTTCCAGCATCCGTCACCTGCAATCAAACGCCCGCGCCGGGCTCGGCCTGCCGTTCATCATCGAATATCAGGGCGAGCTCGCCGGGCAGTTGAACGTCTCCTCGATCAGCTACGGCTCCGTGTCGATGGCCACTATCGGCTACTGGGTGTCCGAGCGGTTCGCGGGCAAGGGACTCACCCCGACCGCGGTGGCCCTCGCGAGCGACCACTGCTTCTTCACCGTCGGACTGCACCGCATCGAAATCTGCATCCGCCCCGAGAACGAG
It includes:
- a CDS encoding GNAT family N-acetyltransferase, whose translation is MPTLIPTLRDGDISIRPVRLRDARVLERELLENRTWLRKWEATNPVGPMSFDVRSSIRHLQSNARAGLGLPFIIEYQGELAGQLNVSSISYGSVSMATIGYWVSERFAGKGLTPTAVALASDHCFFTVGLHRIEICIRPENEPSLRVVEKLGFRYEGLRRRYIHINGDWRDHFCFALTVEELPTGVLRRWKDGRVPAENAMIPEGDRVAAQRPLAIG